The Pyrococcus horikoshii OT3 genome includes a window with the following:
- a CDS encoding DUF2357 domain-containing protein translates to MEKFKLEGEYKVKDNLYYFFEWSEYRIIGKEKFKIRIGNQDVKVERYGDLHVARFSFKNYIGKTKIEILTKDKTIVLEGEVLSKKVPRIYGIKEDNLETIIKAHRKFYEALVKELWKISSTLPFSVNAPTSFGTVESNRPMNELFAYYYLRSNRERILGAFETLMKFIKRKLVVKEELVDVWEADDVNPDAILWMTQHPEYLTPGRKFSPTKVLAFRKYESFDTPENRFAKYFLDLLIEWGERAQRNVGGVRDIIEDLRFLRSDPLWEEVGKMKIFPYTSQTLLKGEGYRELLGLYQEFVVRMPFFAKLREAIDNRDIARLYEYWVFFKLVKELEKILGEKNVRITIEPARGLSEEGNVYAEFKGKWRLYYNRKLRPRKFSYSVSLKPDFSLFREGKVVGVFDAKFKLELVDVDRFADEDKEMEENPSIETWAKLEDIYKMHTYRDALRCKFAVVLYPGSKSVFFDAKRGKIDGVSLAEIIGKEGIGYLSFIPGGEEDEY, encoded by the coding sequence ATGGAGAAATTTAAACTGGAAGGGGAATACAAAGTTAAAGATAACCTTTATTATTTCTTCGAATGGTCTGAATATCGGATAATAGGGAAGGAGAAATTCAAAATCAGGATTGGAAATCAAGATGTCAAAGTGGAAAGATACGGAGACTTGCACGTTGCCAGATTCTCCTTTAAAAACTATATAGGGAAGACAAAGATAGAGATACTGACCAAAGATAAAACCATTGTTCTAGAGGGGGAGGTCCTCTCGAAAAAAGTTCCCAGAATATATGGAATCAAAGAAGATAACCTGGAGACAATCATAAAGGCCCACAGAAAGTTTTATGAAGCGTTAGTTAAAGAGCTATGGAAGATTTCTTCCACGTTACCCTTTTCAGTTAATGCACCCACTAGCTTTGGAACTGTAGAATCGAATAGACCGATGAATGAGCTCTTTGCCTACTACTACCTCCGTTCAAACAGGGAGAGAATATTGGGAGCCTTTGAAACCTTGATGAAGTTCATTAAAAGGAAGCTCGTGGTTAAGGAGGAGCTCGTTGATGTTTGGGAAGCTGATGATGTAAATCCAGATGCAATACTCTGGATGACTCAGCACCCCGAGTATTTAACCCCTGGGCGAAAGTTCAGCCCTACAAAGGTTTTAGCCTTTAGAAAGTATGAAAGCTTCGACACCCCAGAGAATCGCTTTGCTAAGTACTTCCTGGATCTCCTCATCGAGTGGGGAGAAAGAGCGCAAAGAAACGTGGGTGGTGTGAGGGATATAATTGAGGATTTAAGATTCCTTAGGAGCGATCCCCTATGGGAAGAAGTTGGGAAGATGAAGATATTCCCCTATACATCGCAAACTCTTCTCAAGGGAGAAGGGTACAGGGAATTACTTGGGCTTTACCAGGAATTCGTTGTGAGGATGCCATTCTTTGCTAAGCTTAGGGAAGCAATTGATAACCGGGATATTGCAAGGCTCTACGAGTACTGGGTTTTCTTCAAGCTCGTGAAAGAACTCGAGAAAATTTTAGGTGAGAAAAATGTCAGAATAACTATAGAGCCTGCTAGAGGACTTTCAGAGGAAGGAAACGTCTATGCGGAGTTTAAAGGAAAATGGAGACTTTACTACAATAGGAAGTTAAGGCCCAGGAAGTTCAGCTATTCGGTATCCTTAAAGCCAGACTTCTCCCTCTTTAGGGAAGGTAAGGTAGTTGGTGTGTTTGACGCAAAGTTCAAGCTCGAGCTTGTCGATGTTGATAGGTTTGCTGACGAAGACAAGGAAATGGAGGAGAATCCGAGCATTGAAACGTGGGCAAAGCTTGAAGATATATACAAGATGCATACGTATAGGGATGCTTTAAGATGCAAATTTGCCGTTGTTCTTTATCCTGGGAGTAAAAGCGTGTTCTTCGATGCTAAAAGAGGTAAAATTGATGGGGTATCTTTGGCTGAAATTATCGGAAAAGAGGGGATAGGCTACCTGAGTTTTATTCCTGGGGGTGAAGAGGATGAATACTGA
- a CDS encoding NifB/NifX family molybdenum-iron cluster-binding protein, which produces MIKIAIPTSKGGLEDKVHESLVRAETFTLVEVKDGKIERIEVVENPHKNEPYGAGSKVAIFLVNNGVNILLTPMDCPKGKAILEAGGVKIIKVKQGKSVKEVIEAFQSSSSGYSLQ; this is translated from the coding sequence ATGATTAAAATCGCGATCCCAACTTCAAAAGGTGGCCTTGAAGATAAGGTTCATGAGAGCCTTGTACGGGCGGAGACATTTACGTTAGTGGAAGTAAAAGATGGGAAAATTGAAAGAATAGAAGTTGTGGAAAACCCACACAAGAATGAGCCTTATGGTGCGGGCTCTAAAGTTGCCATATTCCTAGTTAATAATGGAGTGAACATCCTCTTAACACCTATGGACTGTCCTAAAGGAAAAGCAATACTTGAAGCGGGAGGAGTTAAAATTATCAAAGTGAAACAAGGAAAAAGTGTGAAAGAAGTGATTGAGGCTTTTCAAAGTAGTTCTTCTGGTTATTCGTTACAGTAG
- a CDS encoding McrB family protein, which yields MNTERIIEIVKEMKKYSIEFEKVIEKVEEFRRRVEEAWKKDKKDVIRYLGEFERYISGNELSKVLYLKHDNRRLIEYLGDEDFRGLLEEVSKITDYEEFSRRKGNIARYLENIKKKKNEKKLIDLGPAIITSWMTIFNPKMFMPLGNWLNPILEELSLEKNWGFGGWDSNKIIRVYEELNEENFRKELEEQGIKTLLEVAYYLKKYIDKGENEYEINNLKPKNELKNDLRSYLEASGYKYSQSQISQFYVALKTKGFVILSGLTGSGKTKIAQELGELLDLPQVMSASGPNTVAKREIKSLQETINRHGFAVYGWHPPGKISKIKPPFIFWVYDSDENDEYYKKVPYGIVVRDVIVGKNIPEEWRKGIEWAKEVYGYDIERYINEHDVFLKVVEVIPCGLEISEFIDVEEGRNLTTKDAQRIRSGFIYVKAPEECRKWSRPYIFLSVRPDWRDSKLLLGYYNPITGKYNKTKLLDFIMQAIEDYKNNGENALPYIIILDEMNLAHVEYYFADFLSVLESGRDEKGFTRESIKLHDVDEVEEKQGVPKEIKLPPNLYIVGTVNIDETTYMFSPKVLDRAFVIEFHEVDLENYPPREEKLDEDHVVALRNLILEDLRRDGKFLNYSKHEINEAVRELDLSKVRILNEVLEPYDLHFGYRVVDEIALFLKNAKESREKGIVSFENEDEIFDLALLMKVLPKFHGNRRKLEKPLLLVLKFAKTGEIREEDAEKGEEELWKEIFGASEVGDTKAVIKEMKRVKDYKYKHTGKKALRMLRQLYEVGFASFS from the coding sequence ATGAATACTGAAAGGATTATCGAAATCGTAAAGGAAATGAAAAAATATTCAATAGAGTTCGAGAAAGTTATTGAGAAAGTTGAGGAATTCAGAAGGAGAGTAGAAGAAGCGTGGAAAAAAGATAAGAAGGACGTTATCAGATACCTAGGAGAATTTGAACGATATATTAGTGGTAATGAATTATCAAAGGTACTTTACTTAAAACATGACAATAGGAGGCTTATAGAATACCTGGGAGATGAGGATTTTAGGGGACTCCTTGAAGAAGTTTCCAAAATAACCGATTACGAAGAGTTTTCTAGGAGAAAAGGTAACATCGCAAGATACCTCGAAAATATAAAGAAAAAGAAGAATGAAAAGAAGCTTATAGACTTGGGACCGGCTATAATAACATCATGGATGACGATCTTTAACCCTAAGATGTTTATGCCATTAGGGAACTGGCTTAATCCTATTTTAGAGGAGCTGTCACTTGAGAAAAATTGGGGATTTGGAGGATGGGATTCAAATAAAATAATTAGAGTTTATGAGGAGCTTAATGAAGAGAATTTCAGAAAGGAGCTAGAGGAGCAGGGAATTAAAACGCTCCTTGAGGTGGCCTATTACCTTAAAAAATACATAGATAAGGGTGAAAATGAATACGAAATTAATAATTTAAAGCCCAAGAATGAACTAAAAAATGACCTTAGAAGTTACTTAGAAGCGAGTGGTTACAAATATTCACAATCCCAGATTTCTCAATTTTATGTTGCACTAAAAACTAAGGGATTCGTAATTCTATCTGGTTTGACGGGAAGTGGAAAGACAAAGATAGCTCAAGAGCTTGGCGAATTATTGGATCTTCCTCAAGTAATGTCAGCTTCTGGTCCAAATACGGTAGCAAAAAGAGAAATCAAGAGCTTACAAGAAACAATAAATAGGCATGGATTTGCAGTTTACGGGTGGCATCCCCCAGGAAAGATTAGTAAAATTAAACCTCCTTTCATCTTCTGGGTTTATGACAGTGATGAAAACGACGAATACTACAAAAAGGTACCATACGGGATCGTGGTGAGAGACGTTATAGTCGGCAAGAATATCCCAGAAGAGTGGAGAAAAGGGATTGAATGGGCTAAGGAGGTGTATGGATATGACATTGAAAGGTACATCAACGAGCACGATGTATTCCTCAAAGTAGTAGAAGTAATTCCCTGTGGCCTTGAAATCTCTGAATTTATTGACGTTGAGGAAGGGAGAAATCTAACCACCAAAGATGCCCAAAGAATTCGGAGTGGATTTATATACGTTAAAGCCCCAGAGGAGTGCAGGAAATGGAGTAGGCCATATATTTTCCTCTCGGTTCGCCCAGACTGGCGCGATTCAAAGCTCCTCCTTGGATACTACAATCCAATAACGGGAAAGTACAACAAAACGAAACTTCTAGATTTCATAATGCAAGCTATAGAGGATTACAAAAATAATGGAGAGAATGCATTGCCTTACATTATAATCCTCGACGAGATGAACCTTGCACACGTCGAGTACTACTTTGCCGACTTCCTGAGCGTTCTAGAAAGTGGAAGGGATGAAAAAGGGTTCACAAGGGAAAGCATAAAGCTCCACGATGTCGATGAAGTGGAAGAGAAGCAAGGAGTACCGAAGGAGATAAAGTTACCTCCCAACCTTTACATAGTTGGGACAGTAAACATAGATGAGACAACTTACATGTTCAGCCCGAAGGTTCTTGATAGGGCCTTTGTAATAGAATTCCATGAAGTTGACCTAGAGAACTATCCTCCCAGAGAAGAGAAACTCGACGAAGATCATGTGGTTGCATTGAGGAATTTAATCCTCGAGGATCTCAGAAGGGATGGAAAGTTCCTGAACTATTCAAAGCATGAAATAAATGAAGCCGTTAGAGAGCTGGATTTATCAAAGGTTAGGATACTCAACGAAGTTTTAGAACCTTATGATCTCCACTTCGGCTACCGTGTCGTTGATGAAATAGCTCTATTCCTAAAGAATGCCAAGGAAAGCCGGGAAAAAGGTATTGTAAGCTTTGAGAATGAGGACGAGATCTTTGACCTTGCGTTGCTCATGAAAGTCCTTCCAAAGTTCCACGGTAATAGGAGAAAGCTAGAAAAACCCCTTCTCTTGGTTCTTAAGTTTGCTAAGACTGGAGAAATTAGAGAAGAAGACGCTGAAAAGGGAGAGGAAGAACTGTGGAAAGAGATATTTGGAGCATCAGAGGTCGGAGATACCAAAGCTGTAATAAAGGAAATGAAAAGAGTTAAAGATTACAAATACAAACATACTGGTAAGAAAGCTCTCCGCATGCTTAGGCAACTTTACGAGGTGGGCTTTGCAAGCTTCAGCTAA
- a CDS encoding putative zinc-binding protein codes for MVEKVDMEKLPKFLPLCHKEAENLDIIFTCSGAASVGKIGHEVGVLLTKAGEAARLCCTTAVAAGSEMHLDIGRRARRVIVIDGCPMKCATKVIQKAGIKIDYSFTITDFGIAKQPTLDISEEDVLKVALAIAEKVGIKLNVKS; via the coding sequence ATGGTTGAGAAAGTTGATATGGAAAAGCTTCCAAAGTTCTTACCACTTTGTCACAAGGAAGCTGAGAACTTAGATATTATCTTCACCTGCTCTGGAGCTGCAAGCGTTGGGAAGATAGGTCATGAGGTTGGAGTTCTGTTAACTAAAGCTGGTGAAGCTGCAAGGCTTTGTTGTACCACTGCAGTTGCGGCCGGTTCGGAGATGCACCTAGATATAGGAAGAAGGGCTAGAAGGGTAATTGTTATAGATGGTTGTCCAATGAAGTGCGCAACAAAAGTTATACAGAAGGCTGGAATAAAAATAGACTACAGCTTTACCATTACAGATTTTGGAATAGCTAAGCAACCAACGCTTGACATAAGCGAGGAAGACGTTCTTAAAGTTGCCCTAGCAATAGCTGAGAAGGTTGGGATAAAGCTCAATGTTAAATCTTGA
- a CDS encoding HypC/HybG/HupF family hydrogenase formation chaperone yields MCLAVPGKVLEIKGNIGIVDFGGVKREVRLDLLTDVRAGDYVIVHTGFAIEKLDEEKAKEILEAWEEVFSALGGE; encoded by the coding sequence ATGTGTCTTGCCGTCCCAGGAAAGGTTCTTGAAATTAAAGGAAACATCGGGATAGTTGATTTTGGAGGTGTGAAAAGGGAGGTTAGACTTGACCTTCTAACCGATGTAAGAGCTGGTGATTACGTTATAGTTCACACGGGTTTTGCAATAGAAAAACTCGACGAGGAAAAAGCTAAGGAAATACTTGAAGCTTGGGAGGAAGTTTTCTCAGCCCTTGGAGGTGAGTGA
- a CDS encoding MBL fold metallo-hydrolase — MRVKIYTLADDYAGYNSPFWAQHGVSFLVEVEGKKILFDTASYAEPILFNMKLLNLNPRDIDMIVLSHNHFDHTGGLLGILREINRKVPIFAHPEIFKVSFALEPEFMYAGTPRLKEEAEKLGGIWILTRDPITLMPGVFTLGEIKEEEKVEFEKGSTGLFKIEDGRVIEDKVEDEIGLAINTRKGLVVLAGCAHPGIVSMVKKAIKLSGNDKVYAVLGGFHLINAEDSRIEKTVEAFKELEVKKVYAGHCTGLKAESRFAQELGDRFEKLHSGKIIEIS, encoded by the coding sequence ATGAGGGTGAAGATCTATACCTTGGCCGATGATTACGCTGGATACAACAGCCCCTTCTGGGCTCAGCACGGGGTTTCATTCCTAGTTGAAGTTGAGGGGAAGAAGATACTTTTTGACACGGCATCCTACGCGGAGCCGATACTATTCAACATGAAACTCCTCAACCTCAACCCAAGGGATATAGATATGATAGTGCTATCTCACAACCACTTCGATCACACAGGCGGCCTCCTGGGGATCCTGAGGGAGATAAATAGGAAGGTACCTATATTTGCCCACCCGGAAATCTTCAAGGTAAGCTTTGCTTTGGAGCCCGAGTTCATGTACGCTGGAACGCCAAGGCTTAAGGAGGAGGCCGAGAAGCTCGGAGGGATATGGATCTTAACTAGGGATCCAATAACCTTAATGCCAGGAGTCTTTACCCTGGGCGAGATTAAAGAGGAGGAAAAGGTGGAATTTGAGAAAGGAAGCACGGGGCTTTTCAAGATTGAAGATGGGAGGGTTATCGAAGATAAAGTTGAGGATGAGATCGGGCTCGCAATAAACACAAGGAAAGGTCTCGTTGTTCTAGCAGGATGCGCTCATCCTGGAATCGTAAGCATGGTTAAGAAGGCTATAAAGCTAAGCGGGAACGACAAGGTCTATGCAGTTCTTGGAGGGTTCCACTTGATAAACGCTGAAGACTCTAGGATCGAGAAAACTGTTGAAGCGTTTAAGGAGCTTGAGGTTAAAAAGGTCTACGCAGGGCATTGCACGGGACTTAAAGCTGAGTCAAGATTCGCCCAGGAGCTTGGAGATAGGTTTGAAAAGCTCCACTCTGGAAAAATAATAGAAATTAGCTGA
- a CDS encoding ABC transporter ATP-binding protein, translated as MLCLRNVTYRVDGRRIIERINMRFKEGMTYSILGPNGAGKSTIAYILMGVMKPSEGRVLLDGDDITNLSITERARLGITLLWQEPARYDGITVEKYLTLGGKIKVDKNEMREILELVGLPYELYAHRFVDKSLSGGERKRIELASILMLRPRYAILDEPDSGLDITAGELIENVLEYFRRVGTTVILITHHEEIAAKTDFAYFVCAGRIIKKGFSREIVDYYKKTCGRCFLTGRMEV; from the coding sequence ATGTTATGCCTTAGAAACGTTACCTATAGGGTGGATGGAAGAAGGATAATAGAAAGGATCAATATGCGCTTTAAGGAGGGAATGACGTATTCTATTTTAGGGCCTAATGGGGCCGGAAAGTCAACCATCGCTTACATTTTAATGGGAGTCATGAAGCCGAGCGAGGGTAGAGTCTTACTCGATGGGGATGATATAACTAATTTAAGTATTACTGAGAGGGCAAGACTTGGAATTACCTTGCTTTGGCAGGAACCAGCACGCTACGATGGGATAACCGTCGAGAAGTATCTTACCCTGGGGGGAAAGATTAAAGTTGACAAAAATGAGATGAGAGAGATCCTTGAACTTGTAGGTCTTCCTTACGAACTTTATGCCCATCGATTTGTAGATAAAAGTCTAAGTGGGGGTGAAAGAAAGAGGATTGAGCTGGCATCAATCCTCATGTTGAGACCTAGGTATGCAATACTCGACGAGCCCGATTCTGGTCTCGATATAACTGCTGGAGAACTTATTGAAAACGTTTTGGAATACTTTAGAAGGGTGGGAACTACCGTCATTCTAATCACCCATCACGAGGAGATAGCGGCCAAAACCGACTTTGCATACTTCGTCTGCGCGGGGAGAATCATCAAAAAAGGTTTCTCTCGGGAAATTGTTGATTACTATAAGAAGACCTGCGGAAGGTGCTTCTTAACGGGGAGGATGGAAGTATGA
- a CDS encoding sulfide/dihydroorotate dehydrogenase-like FAD/NAD-binding protein, which produces MGYKITDKRDLSPIDFFVEVEAPHIAKAWKPGQFVIFILHERGERVPMSVYKAENGRIGMFIRKLGKTSLQLYYEFNVGDEFYSMVGPLGKPIKVKYYGNVVFASDAVCGQAENYATLKAMKEVGNYTISIQTFENAENVYPEEFLAKPVADEHYLTTEDGSVGIKGHYLDIVKELIEKDKVDIIFAGGKLGSLAKLAELTRPYGIPTYATVRQIMVDGTGMCGSCRILYDGEVKFACRDGPVFDAHKVDWEDVLRRANRFLEQERLAKERYLEYLRKKGVI; this is translated from the coding sequence ATGGGGTACAAAATCACCGATAAGAGAGATTTGAGCCCAATAGACTTCTTCGTTGAAGTGGAAGCTCCACACATAGCGAAAGCCTGGAAGCCAGGTCAGTTTGTAATCTTCATCCTACACGAGCGCGGAGAAAGAGTTCCAATGTCAGTCTACAAGGCCGAGAATGGTAGAATTGGAATGTTCATAAGGAAGCTCGGTAAAACTAGCCTACAACTCTACTATGAGTTCAACGTGGGAGATGAGTTCTACAGCATGGTAGGTCCACTTGGAAAGCCTATAAAGGTTAAGTATTACGGAAACGTTGTCTTTGCCTCAGATGCAGTCTGCGGTCAAGCAGAAAATTATGCAACGCTTAAAGCCATGAAAGAGGTCGGAAACTATACAATATCGATTCAAACTTTTGAAAATGCCGAGAACGTTTATCCCGAGGAATTCCTAGCTAAACCAGTTGCCGATGAACATTACCTAACGACCGAAGATGGAAGCGTTGGGATAAAGGGGCATTACCTTGACATTGTGAAAGAGTTGATAGAGAAGGATAAAGTTGATATCATATTCGCTGGAGGGAAGTTGGGTAGCTTAGCTAAGCTTGCGGAGCTAACGAGGCCCTACGGAATTCCCACCTACGCAACCGTGAGGCAGATCATGGTTGATGGGACGGGAATGTGCGGTTCTTGCAGAATACTCTACGATGGAGAAGTTAAGTTTGCATGTAGAGACGGACCAGTTTTCGATGCTCACAAAGTGGACTGGGAAGACGTTCTCAGGAGGGCAAACCGCTTCTTAGAGCAAGAGAGGCTCGCCAAGGAGCGTTACCTTGAATACCTCAGAAAGAAGGGGGTGATTTGA
- the hypD gene encoding hydrogenase formation protein HypD encodes MLEKFRERAVAQRIIEKIKEEVKGMEEVRFMHVCGTHEDTVTRSGIRSLLPKNVKIMSGPGCPVCITPVEDIVKMMEIMKIAREEGEEIILTTFGDMYKIPTPRGSFADLKSQGYDVRIVYSIYDSYKIAKENPDKLVVHFSPGFETTTAPTAGMLEVVVEEGLENFRIYSVHRLTPPAVEALLKAGTVFQGLITPGHVSTIIGVKGWVYLTEKFGIPQVVAGFEPVDVLLAILTLIRLVKRGEAKIVNEYNRAVKWEGNVKAQELIRKFFEVKDAKWRALGIIPKSGLELRKEWKELEIRNYYDPDVPKLPDLEKGCLCGAVLRGLALPTQCPHFGKTCTPRHPIGPCMVSYEGTCHIFYKYGALF; translated from the coding sequence ATGCTTGAGAAATTCAGAGAAAGAGCAGTAGCACAAAGAATCATCGAGAAGATAAAGGAGGAAGTCAAGGGAATGGAAGAGGTTAGATTCATGCACGTTTGTGGAACGCATGAGGATACCGTAACGAGGAGTGGAATAAGATCCCTACTACCAAAGAACGTTAAGATAATGAGCGGCCCAGGATGTCCGGTATGTATAACTCCCGTTGAAGATATAGTAAAGATGATGGAGATAATGAAAATTGCAAGGGAAGAGGGGGAAGAGATAATACTTACGACCTTTGGCGATATGTACAAGATTCCAACTCCAAGGGGAAGTTTTGCAGACCTAAAGAGCCAAGGTTACGACGTGAGGATAGTCTATTCAATATATGACTCCTATAAAATAGCTAAGGAAAATCCAGATAAGCTTGTCGTTCACTTCTCTCCTGGGTTTGAAACTACAACTGCTCCGACAGCAGGGATGCTTGAAGTTGTTGTTGAGGAGGGTTTAGAAAACTTCAGGATTTATTCTGTCCACAGGTTGACCCCTCCAGCGGTTGAAGCTCTCCTCAAAGCGGGAACGGTATTTCAGGGATTAATTACTCCAGGACATGTATCTACGATCATAGGAGTGAAGGGATGGGTTTACTTAACGGAAAAGTTTGGAATTCCTCAGGTTGTTGCCGGCTTTGAGCCGGTAGATGTACTTTTAGCGATACTAACCTTAATTCGGCTTGTGAAGAGAGGGGAAGCTAAGATTGTTAATGAATACAATAGAGCGGTAAAGTGGGAAGGAAACGTTAAAGCCCAAGAATTAATTCGGAAGTTCTTTGAAGTTAAAGATGCAAAGTGGAGGGCCTTGGGAATAATCCCGAAAAGTGGTTTAGAGCTTAGAAAGGAATGGAAAGAGCTAGAGATTAGAAACTATTATGATCCTGATGTCCCAAAGCTTCCAGATCTTGAAAAGGGTTGCCTGTGTGGTGCGGTTCTTAGAGGATTAGCCTTACCTACTCAGTGCCCACACTTCGGGAAGACCTGTACACCAAGGCATCCCATAGGACCCTGCATGGTTTCATATGAGGGAACTTGTCACATATTCTATAAGTATGGAGCGCTGTTTTGA
- the gltA gene encoding NADPH-dependent glutamate synthase, whose translation MPKLIKERVPTPERPVEERIKDFKEVNLGYTFELAKKEAERCLQCPPEYAPCIKGCPVHINIPAFIAKIKEGDIKGALRIIWNDNTLPAITGRVCPQEDQCEGACVVGKVGDPVNIGKLERFVADYAREHGIEEELLREFTEKCDGSKGKVAVVGAGPAGLTCAGELAKMGYKVTIFEALHKPGGVLAYGIPEFRLPKEILDHELKKLKMLGVEIRTDHVVGKTVTLDELLQEYDAVFIGTGAGTPKLLNIPGILLDRIYSANEFLTRINLMKAYEFPEYDTPIAVGKKVIVIGAGNTAMDAARSALRLGAEVTIAYRRGREDMTAREEEIKHAEEEGVKFEFFLQPVEFIGDENGRVKAVKFERTKPLEERDSKGKRKIVGTGEYVTLEADTVIIAIGLEPNKIITEDGRLKTNPDGTIVVDENLMTSIPGVFAGGDAIRGEATVILAMGDGKRAAKAIDEYIRRKRGQNS comes from the coding sequence ATGCCTAAGCTTATTAAGGAGAGAGTTCCAACTCCCGAGAGGCCCGTTGAGGAAAGGATTAAGGATTTCAAGGAGGTGAACTTGGGTTATACCTTTGAGCTTGCCAAGAAGGAAGCAGAGCGTTGCCTCCAGTGTCCACCGGAATATGCCCCCTGTATTAAGGGATGTCCAGTTCACATAAACATTCCGGCTTTTATAGCTAAGATAAAGGAGGGTGACATCAAGGGGGCCCTTAGGATTATTTGGAATGACAACACATTACCCGCTATTACTGGTAGGGTTTGTCCGCAGGAGGATCAGTGTGAGGGTGCTTGTGTAGTTGGTAAGGTTGGTGATCCCGTAAACATCGGAAAACTAGAGAGGTTCGTAGCAGACTACGCAAGAGAACACGGAATAGAGGAAGAATTGCTCCGCGAATTCACTGAGAAGTGTGATGGGAGCAAAGGTAAAGTAGCGGTAGTTGGTGCTGGACCCGCTGGCCTAACATGTGCAGGTGAGCTAGCCAAGATGGGATATAAGGTTACGATCTTTGAGGCCCTTCATAAACCCGGTGGAGTTCTAGCCTACGGAATTCCGGAGTTTAGATTACCCAAGGAGATATTGGATCACGAGCTAAAGAAGCTTAAAATGCTAGGAGTCGAGATAAGGACTGATCACGTAGTAGGAAAGACTGTAACATTGGATGAGTTGCTCCAGGAATACGATGCTGTCTTCATAGGAACTGGAGCAGGAACGCCAAAGCTACTTAACATTCCTGGGATACTCTTAGATAGGATATACTCAGCAAACGAGTTCCTCACGAGGATCAACCTCATGAAGGCCTACGAATTCCCAGAGTATGACACTCCGATAGCTGTGGGGAAGAAGGTAATAGTGATCGGAGCTGGAAACACTGCGATGGATGCAGCTAGATCAGCATTAAGGCTTGGTGCAGAGGTTACAATAGCTTACAGAAGGGGAAGGGAAGACATGACCGCTAGGGAGGAGGAGATAAAGCACGCTGAAGAGGAGGGGGTAAAGTTCGAATTCTTCCTGCAACCCGTCGAATTCATTGGAGATGAGAACGGAAGAGTCAAAGCCGTTAAATTCGAAAGGACAAAGCCACTAGAAGAGCGTGATAGCAAAGGAAAGAGGAAGATAGTCGGAACCGGAGAGTACGTAACGTTAGAAGCCGATACCGTAATAATAGCCATAGGACTTGAGCCGAACAAGATTATAACCGAGGATGGGAGGCTTAAGACTAATCCGGATGGAACGATAGTAGTGGACGAGAATCTTATGACTTCTATTCCTGGGGTTTTCGCTGGTGGTGATGCAATTAGGGGAGAAGCCACGGTAATCCTAGCAATGGGAGATGGAAAGAGAGCGGCTAAAGCAATAGATGAATATATAAGGAGGAAGAGAGGTCAGAATTCCTAA